The nucleotide sequence ACCTCCGGCAAGCCTGGAGCGTGCATATAGCAGCGCGTCGACCGCGGTATTGCCGACCACGCTGATGCGATCGCTCTGCACACCCTCGCGAAGCAGGTTATCGCGCGACCGCTCGGTCGGCGCGAAATGCAATGTGGAGGCGATCGCAATGAGCCGCCGGTTGAACTCCTCCGGCCAGGGCGATTGAAGCGTTCCGGTCCGCAGCCCGGCCTCGACATGCGCAACGGGGACATGGTTCAGAAAGGCCGCCAGGGCGCCGGCTGCAGCGGTCATCGTGTCGCCTTGCACCACGGCGCAATCATACTGTCCTGACCCAAGCAGGGATTGCATCCGCTGGGTGATCAGCGCGAACTTGCCGGCGAGACTCGGCTCCCGCATGACACCATTGCCGCCATGGGTAAGGTCGATTTTGAACAGATCCAGCAGCCCGTCCGCCAGATCGATATGCTGCCCTGACCAGAAGACATCCACGTGCGCGCCGCCCTCACGCAGGGCGCGATAGACAGGACCGAGCTTGATGATCTCTGGCCGAGTGCCAAAGGTGATGAGAATCCGCATATCTATTCCAGTTAACCGGGAGATCAGCGTGTGGCGGCCAGGAAATCGTCGGGAACGTCGTGAGTTGTTTTCGACCACACGATGGGGGAGGTGGCGAACTGCGATTCGCCCAGATAGATTTTCCAGGCGCGGAACGTGGCGACCATGTTGATGTATAAAGATACGGGCCATCGTATCGCGACGCCGAGCCAGTCGAGCCTGCCGTAGACGCGGTAGCTGGCGGTCAGCCGCGCGACATAGCGGAACACCACCGCGAGGAGATTGAGCGAAAGAGACCACTGGAAAAGCTGGTACATCTCGCGCGGCAGGATCTCGGGATCGATCAGGCCCGCGAGCGCCATGATCATCAGGACGATGGATCCAGGGCCCAGGAAGTTCGTAATCATTCCCTTTCGATCGCGCAGGAAGAAATAGATGTCCCAGGGCTGACCTTGCCAACCGAGCTTGTGCATCGCTTCGAAGGCGATGCCATAGACCCAGCGGGTCTTCTGCTTGATGGAGGCCGCCAGGTGCTGGGGGAAGAACTCGCGGGTCGCTACATAATCGGCCCCGTCTTCGGCCTGCGCGGACAGCGCGGCGAATATCGACTTGAAGCCCGCGCGCTTGGCCTCGACGCCGAGAATGTAATCCTCGGTCACCGTCCCGGACATCAGGACCTGCCCACGGGTGTTCAGAAAGTGCCTGACGAGCGCCTGCGTCAGGCAGGTGCCGACCCCGGCGGAAGGAATGGCCGCCCCGAGCGCATTGCGCACGATTAGTTCGCGCGTGTGGCGCTCGGCGAACTCCTCCATATAGGTCGAGGCAACATAGGCCCCCCTGCGGCGGCTGAGCGAGAAGACGGGAACCTGGATGAAATCGTATTCGCCGGCATATTTCGCATAGATCTCGAAGCTGCGTGGATCGATGACATCCTCGCTGTCGTGCAGGACCACCAGGTCCGGCGCCTGCCTCTCCGCGAAGCTCTGGACGAACATCTCGTTGAGCATCTGCCCTTTGGATGTGGGGCCGGGCAAGCTGTTCACGATGACCCGCACGCGATCTGGATGGGCCGCGGCAAGGGCTTCAGCGACGCATCGCGTGCCCGTGTCGTTCGGATAGACTCCGAGGAAGATGGAGACCTGCGGGATACCGATCCGGGCGAGGTTGCCTTCCACCATCCTGCCGATGACATCCTCCTCGCGCCAGTTGGCGACGAAGATCGCAATTTTTGGGAGTGGAACCGGCTCGACAACGGCGCGCCGAAGGGGAAAATGCACGATCCCGAAGGAGAGCAGATCGATGAGAACATCGTCCAGTGATGACAGGTTAATCAGCAGGCTGACGATAAGGAAAAGCGAAATCAGTATTTCGTTCATGATTCACAATGAGCTCGCTTCGCATTGCCGAAGCCGGCCACACACCCTCCAGAGAGCGCAAAGTTCAGCGATAGTGTAACGGAATGCCGACCATCGGCCCCTATGGAGGGCGCCCACAACTGATGGTGGATCAGCCAAACCAATGAGCGTCACGTAAATCAAATCCAAGCAATCATCTATTCCGGATGACTACGGCCGTGGGATCGAGGAGGCCACGCTTCACGCAAGCAGACGACGACGCAACTGATCGAGGCCAATGCGCAGCGCGGGCCGGCATCAAGCCATCGGTCAGCTTTGGCGCACACCTCGCAGTCTGCGTCCGCCATCATGGTGGTGATGACGGCACGGCCGCGGCTCGAAGGCGGTGAGATCGCTGCGACGCTTTTCATCGGCTTGAATGAAGTTGCGTGCTTTGGCAGGTCAACGAAACAGCGGACGTCATACGCAGTGGTCACTCGGCAGAGTTCACGCCGGCACCGGAAAGACCCGGTCGCCAATGGATAATGGCGCGACCAGTCGCCCCGCGCGTGCCGGATACTCTGGATTAGATTGTCCGTGAAGATGCGCCGAGGCGGCGTAGACGATCGTCGCCGCCGAATTTCGACGCGGCGAGCACTTCATTGATGGATGTGCCGGGGTGCAAGGCGTCAGCCAGACCGTATCCGGCAGCGACGTCGCAACCTTAAGCAATGCTGAACGTGAAGGGGAAATTGCGGACGGTTTTCTTCCACGGACCCTCATCTTTTGTCCCTAGAACCTGATCAGGCGACGGAAATGGGGGCGGTGCATGTCCATCCTGGTAATGGCGTTGCGGTTCATGGGGACGGTTTGGCTGTGGGCGGCTGGCCTGCTCATCGTGTCCAGTCACCTCGTTGTTCTTCATCTCGACGGCTTCTGGGCTCTCGTTAACCTTCTCAACCCATGGAACATCGCCAGCATGCTGACGCTTGATCTCACAGCGGCTCCCGGATTGCTGCTGCTGATGGCGGCTGATCAGCTGACAACGACCGATACCTCGTCTAGGCCATTATCCGATCCCATCCATTAAGCGCCGATCGATGGCGCGCGCCTGCGGTCGAACTGGTTCACGGTCTGCGCTATAAGTGCGGATGAAACTCCCCGCAATCCCCATCCGCCGCGATGGCCGGCTTGACCAGGCCCAACCAGTCAAAATCAATGTGCGGTACTAGCGCAGATAACCAAGGCTCGCCGAGGGGACGCCGAGAGCCCGGCTGCACCCAACTGGCTTAAATTTGGGGTTTACCCCCAATGTCGGGATGGAAATCGGGAACCGGTTGTTCCATGCTGGCAGCGAAGGCCTCGCCAAGAAGGCTGACACACGCAACCAACAGGGATGGATTCAATGAAAAGAAGAGATTTTCTTAAAGTAACCGGCATTGGCGCGGCCGGCGCTGCAACGCTGGCGGCTCCCGCCATCGCGCAATCGATGCCTGAGCTCAAATGGCGTTTGGCGGCGAGCTGGCCAAAATCACTCGACACGCTGTGGGGCGGCGTCGAACACATGGTCAAGCTCGTTGCCGAAGCCACCGACAACAAGTTTCAAGTCCAGGCTTTTGCCGGCGGCGAAATCGTCCCGGGGCTGCAGGTCCTTGATGCCGTACAGAACGGCACCGTCGAGATGGGACATACGGCCTCGTACTATTACTTCGGCAAGGATCCGACATTTGCGTTCGGCACGGCGGTGCCGTTCGGACCCAACCAGCGCATCAACCAGGCCTGGTACATGCTGGGCGGCGGCAGAGATCTGCTCAACCAGTTCTACAAGAGCTACAACGTCACGTCATTTTTGGCTGGCAACACCGGCTGCCAGATGGGCGGCTGGTTCCGCAAGGAGATCAACACGGTCGACGATCTGAAGGGGCTCAAAATGCGCATCGGCGGCTTTGCCGGGCGCGTGATGCAGAGATTGGGCGTCGTGCCGCAGCAGCTTGCCGGTGGCGACATCTATCCCGCGCTGGAAAAAGGCACGATCGACGCTGCAGAATGGGTCGGGCCCTATGACGACGAGAAGCTCGGCTTCTACAAGGTCGCGCCGCATTATTACTATCCCGGCTGGTGGGAAGGCGGCCCAATGCTGCTCGGCCTCGTCAACCTCGACAAATGGAACGCGCTGCCGAAATACTATCAAAGCGTCATCGAGCAGGCGGGGCAGGCCGCCAATAGCTGGATGATGGCCAAATACGATCAGGGCAACCCGCCGGCGATGAAAAAATTGCTCGCTGGCGGTACCAAGCTCCATGCTTTTTCGCCGGCGATCATGCAGGCCAGCCTCAAGGCGACAAAGGAATTGTATGCCGAAACGTCGGCGACCAACCCGAACTTCAAGAAGGTGCTGGAGTCGATGAACGCGTTCACGGCCAATGGATACCAGTGGTTCCAGGTCGCGGAGCTCGGTTACGACAGCTTCATGGCGCGCAACCCGCAGGGCTGATCGCCTCGCAAAAGCTCACGCATCGACAAACGAAAACCCCGGAGCGAAAGCTTCGGGGTTTTTAGTTGTGTGCCGAGTATGAACGACAGCTTGGAGGTGGAAGTCCTCTGTCTAGCCTGATGACGGCGAAGGACTAGCGAAGCGCAAGGGCGTCACCGCGAGGTGGGGTCTGAAGAAAGCGTGGAGCAAAGCCGCGGCCCGATGGACAAACACCGGATAACGAGGCCTGCCCGGCCGGACGAGCGAGCAGCCAATCGCGAAGTCCATGGTCATCAAAGGTCGGGGTGGTAGATCCGGCGGGCGTGCGGTGAAGGCGGTCGGTCTTACCTCGGGAGGTCTGCGCTGCGTCCCAGCTTTGGGACTGAGGCCGCCGCAAGGCGGCCTGACCGCAGCGCAGAAGTCAGCAGAGGGCGTAGTAGGCGGCAGCGCGCCGCCGAAGGCCTGAACGGTGGAAGCGGTTAGTAGAGCGGCGATCTCGTGCGAGCCATGCGGCAGAAGAACCAGGTCGAGCTGAACTTGGGCACCGGAGCGGAGGGTGAAGCCCGAAGCGCCGCCGCCCGAGAGCCCGAAGCGCGCCCGGCGAGAGCCTGTCCCGAACGCCCGGCGGTTGCGGGACCGTCGATGGAAGACGTGGTTGAGCGTGAGAACCTGAAGAAAGCGTTGGCGCGAGTGAAGCGCAACAAAGGTACGGCAGGCATTGACGGTATGAATGTCGATGACTTGTCGGCCTACCTGAAGGAGCACTGGCCTACGGTTCGGGTCCAGTTGCTTGAAGGCATCTACAAGCCGCAGCCGGTGTGGCGCGTCGAGATACCGAAGCCGTCGGGTGGCATGCGGCTGCTCGGCATTCCGACGGTGCTCGACCGCTTTATCCAGCAGGCGGTGATGCAGGTGCTGCAAGCCGACTGGGACGGAACGTTCTCCGAGACGAGCTTCGGCTTCCGGCCGAAGCGCTCGGCGCATCAGGCGGTAGAGCGGGCGCAGACGTATATTGCGTCCGGACACGCCATCGTCGTGGACATCGACCTGGAGAAGTTCTTCGACCGGGTCAACCACGATATCCTGATGGGGCTTGTTGCCAAGCGGGTTGCCGACAAACGCATCCTGAAGCTGATCCGCGGCTTTCTGACCGCGGGTGCGATGGAAGGAGGCCTTGTCAGCCCGACGGAGGAAGGCACGCCGCAGGGTGGGCCGCTCTCGCCGCTGTTGTCGAACCTGATGCTGGATGTGCTGGACAAGGAACTGGAGAAACGCGGCCATCGCTTCGTGCGCTACGCCGACGATTGCAACATCTATGTGCGCAGTCAGAAGGCGGGCGAGCGGGTGCTGGCCGGGATCGAGCGGTTCATCGAGAAGCGCCTCAAGCTCAAGGTCAACAAAGCCAAGAGTGCGGTTGCCAAACCGAGCGTTCGCAAGTTCCTGGGCTTCAGCTACACGAGTGGACGAAAGCCGCGACGGCGCGTTGCGCCGCAGGCCATCGCCCGCTTCAAGGCGAGAATTCGGGAGCTGACGCGGCGCACGCGTGGACGAAGCCTTGCGCAGATCGTCAAGGAGCTGTCGGTCTACCTCATCGGGTGGCGGGGTTACTTCGGCTTCTGCCAAACCCCGTCGGTGTTGCGCGCGCTTGAGGAATGGATCAGGCGGCGGTTGCGCGCCATCGCCTGGAAGCAATGGAAGTGTGGACCTGCTCGCTTTGCCGAGCTGCGACGCTGCGGCGTCGGCCGGGACCTGGCGGCGCGAACCGCCGGAAGCCCGCGTGGCCCTTGGCGGCTCGCAAGCAGCCCCGCGCTCACCACTGCAATGCCAATTGCTTTCTTCGGTTCACTCGGCCTGACTTCCATCACAGAACTACGACATGCATAATCCACCGAACCGCCGTATACGGACCCGTACGTACGGTGGTGTGGGAGGGGAGGAGCCGAGAGGCTCCCCCCTATCCCGATCTTCTCTGCGAAAAAAGGTGACGCGCTACTGTTTCGGTCCGCCGAAATCCAGCGGCGGCATCTCGATCTGCGGTACCTCGATCTTGATCGTGTTCGGATCGACCGTCGATGCCGTACCCTTGTAGTGCATCACCATCTGCGGGAACGCGATCACCAACAGCACCATGATGACCTGGATCACGACGAACGGCACGGCGCCCCAATAGATCTGGCCGGTCGTGACAGCATCCATGCGCTTGCCTGTCACACGATCGAGGTAGGATTCCTTTGGCGCCACCGAGCGCAAATAGAACAATGCGAACCCGAACGGTGGATGCATGAATGACGTCTGCATGTTGACGCCGAGAATCACGCCGAACCAGATCAGGTCGATGCCGAGTTTTTCCGCCACCGGCCCGAGCAGCGGGATGATGATGAAGGCGAGTTCGAAGAAGTCGAGGAAGAAGGCGAGAACGAAGACAAGCGCGTTGACGAAAATGAGGAAGCCGACCTGGCCGCCGGGGAGGGAAGTCAGCAGATGCTCGACCCACACATGGCCGTTCACGCCGTAGAAGGTCAGCGAGAACACCCGCGCACCGATCAGGATGAAGACGACGAAGGCGGAAAGCTTCGCGGTCGATTCCGTGGCTTGCCGGATCAGGTCCCAGCTTAGCCGTCGCTTGGCGGCGCCGAGAATGATCGCACCGGCCGCCCCCATGGCGCCGCCCTCGGTAGGGGTTGCGATGCCGATGAAAATCGTACCGAGCACGAGGAAGATCAGGAACAGCGGCGGCACCATCACAAATGTCGTTTGCTGCGCCATCGCCGACAGGAAGCGGAAACCGGTGAATCTGTGGGTCAGCCAGTTCACGACCGCCACGAAGAAAGCGAACAGGATGCCATAGAACATGCTGAGCACGACGTAGTCGGCGCCGCGGGCCTCCGAACTGCGCATCATCAACCAGCCGAACACGCAACTGGCGATAAAAAGCACGCCGAGGGACGATAGTCCGCGGCTGCCGTCCTTTTCCCGGAAGCCAATGGCCTCCGCCGGCAGCCCCGGAGCCGCCTTCGGGAAGATCATCGTCACGAGAAAGGCATATCCGGCATACAGCCCCGCAAGCACCATGCCCGGGATGAAGGCGCCTTCGTACATGTCGCCGACCGACTTGCCGAGCTGGTCGGCCATCACGATCAGAACCAGCGAAGGCGGAATGATTTGCGCCAACGTGCCTGAGGCCGCGATGATGCCCGTCGCCATCCGGCGGTCGTAGCCATAGCGCAACATGATCGGCAGCGAGATCAGGCCCATCGAGATCACGGAAGCGGCAACGACGCCGGTGGTAGCAGCGAGCAGGGCGCCGACGAACACGACGGCATAGGCGAGACCGCCGCGGATGGTGCCGAACAATTGTCCGATGGTATCGAGCAAGTCCTCGGCCATGCCGGATCGCTCCAGCACCAATCCCATGAATGTAAAGAACGGGATCGCGAGCAGCGTGTCGTTGTTCATCACGCCGTAAACGCGCTCAGGGAGAGCTTGCAGGAAGTCCGGCCGGAACTCTCCGAGTTGGATGCCGGCGATAGCGAAAAGCAGGCCGACCGCGCCGAGTGAAAACGCCGCCGGATAGCCAAGCAGCAGCATGATCACCAGCGCCGTGAACATGATCGGAGCCATGTTGGCGATAAGAAAGGCTGTCATCTCTTGTCCTCTGCCACCGCGTCTGCGATCAGCGTTTTTCGATCGCCTCGACCAGGTGTTCGACCTCGGCCTCGATCGGGTTCACCTGTGATGCGTGCGGATCCGGAATAAGGCCGCGCATCACGGCAATGCGCTTGATCAGCTCGGAGATGCCCTGAACCAGCAAGAACACGAATCCGATGATAACCAGCGATTTGGCGGGCCATTGCGGAAGCCCGCCTGCGTTGCCCGATTGCTCGTTGACCTCGAACGAGCGCATAAAGAACGGGCCGCCGGTGATGATCATGACGATGCACAGCGGCATCAGAAAGAACGCGTGCCCAACGACATCGATCACGTTGCGTGCGGTCTTCGGCAGCGCATTACTGACGATGTCGATCCGGATGTGTTCATTGTCGAGCAAAGTCCACGGCGAGCAAAGCAGAAAGACGATGCTGAAGAGCACCCATTGAAGCTCCAGCCATGAATTGGAAGAAATGTCGAACGTCTTGCGCATGACGGCATTGACGGCCGATATCACCACGGCGACGAGAATCAGCCACGCCAGGCGCTTACCCGTCCACCGCGTGAACGCGTCGATTCCACGGCTCAATTTCAAGAGCGCTTGCAACGGCAATCCTCCCCAATTCGCATCTGCAGTCTTGACGGTACCCGTCGGGCACTGCGGCCTATCCAGCCCCGCTAGCATGAAGCCGTTGCACCAAACCAGCGGGCGAAGCAGCCGTCAATTGGAAGTTTGTTGATATTGAAAGGGAATTAGCCCTGTGGATCGGGGTCATCCACCCCCGGGCGCCGGCCTGTCCGGGCCCGCGGTCGCTATTGCTTTTGAGGGCCGAAATCCAGCGGCGGCGGGAGCTCGATTTCCGGCACCACGATCTTGACCTTGCTGAGATCGACGTCGAGCGGCTTGTCGAGCAGAGCCGTTACCGTGACGGGGAAGGCGATCACGATCGCCACCATGATCGCCTGCAGGCCGATCCAGGGCAGGGCGCCCCAATAGATGTCGGAGCTCTTCACTTCCTTGGGCGCAACCCCGCGTAGATAAAACAGCGCGAAGCCGAACGGCGGATGCAGGAACGACGTCTGCATGTTGACGCAGAGCATGACACCGAACCAGATCAGCGCGGCATCGGGGCCGACGACCGGCGCCAGCACCTTCTGGGCGATCGGCGCCACCATCGGCAGGATGATGAAGGC is from Bradyrhizobium sp. AZCC 2176 and encodes:
- a CDS encoding TRAP transporter large permease; translated protein: MTAFLIANMAPIMFTALVIMLLLGYPAAFSLGAVGLLFAIAGIQLGEFRPDFLQALPERVYGVMNNDTLLAIPFFTFMGLVLERSGMAEDLLDTIGQLFGTIRGGLAYAVVFVGALLAATTGVVAASVISMGLISLPIMLRYGYDRRMATGIIAASGTLAQIIPPSLVLIVMADQLGKSVGDMYEGAFIPGMVLAGLYAGYAFLVTMIFPKAAPGLPAEAIGFREKDGSRGLSSLGVLFIASCVFGWLMMRSSEARGADYVVLSMFYGILFAFFVAVVNWLTHRFTGFRFLSAMAQQTTFVMVPPLFLIFLVLGTIFIGIATPTEGGAMGAAGAIILGAAKRRLSWDLIRQATESTAKLSAFVVFILIGARVFSLTFYGVNGHVWVEHLLTSLPGGQVGFLIFVNALVFVLAFFLDFFELAFIIIPLLGPVAEKLGIDLIWFGVILGVNMQTSFMHPPFGFALFYLRSVAPKESYLDRVTGKRMDAVTTGQIYWGAVPFVVIQVIMVLLVIAFPQMVMHYKGTASTVDPNTIKIEVPQIEMPPLDFGGPKQ
- a CDS encoding TRAP transporter small permease subunit, with the translated sequence MQALLKLSRGIDAFTRWTGKRLAWLILVAVVISAVNAVMRKTFDISSNSWLELQWVLFSIVFLLCSPWTLLDNEHIRIDIVSNALPKTARNVIDVVGHAFFLMPLCIVMIITGGPFFMRSFEVNEQSGNAGGLPQWPAKSLVIIGFVFLLVQGISELIKRIAVMRGLIPDPHASQVNPIEAEVEHLVEAIEKR
- a CDS encoding glycosyl transferase family protein, whose translation is MNEILISLFLIVSLLINLSSLDDVLIDLLSFGIVHFPLRRAVVEPVPLPKIAIFVANWREEDVIGRMVEGNLARIGIPQVSIFLGVYPNDTGTRCVAEALAAAHPDRVRVIVNSLPGPTSKGQMLNEMFVQSFAERQAPDLVVLHDSEDVIDPRSFEIYAKYAGEYDFIQVPVFSLSRRRGAYVASTYMEEFAERHTRELIVRNALGAAIPSAGVGTCLTQALVRHFLNTRGQVLMSGTVTEDYILGVEAKRAGFKSIFAALSAQAEDGADYVATREFFPQHLAASIKQKTRWVYGIAFEAMHKLGWQGQPWDIYFFLRDRKGMITNFLGPGSIVLMIMALAGLIDPEILPREMYQLFQWSLSLNLLAVVFRYVARLTASYRVYGRLDWLGVAIRWPVSLYINMVATFRAWKIYLGESQFATSPIVWSKTTHDVPDDFLAATR
- a CDS encoding TRAP transporter substrate-binding protein; translated protein: MKRRDFLKVTGIGAAGAATLAAPAIAQSMPELKWRLAASWPKSLDTLWGGVEHMVKLVAEATDNKFQVQAFAGGEIVPGLQVLDAVQNGTVEMGHTASYYYFGKDPTFAFGTAVPFGPNQRINQAWYMLGGGRDLLNQFYKSYNVTSFLAGNTGCQMGGWFRKEINTVDDLKGLKMRIGGFAGRVMQRLGVVPQQLAGGDIYPALEKGTIDAAEWVGPYDDEKLGFYKVAPHYYYPGWWEGGPMLLGLVNLDKWNALPKYYQSVIEQAGQAANSWMMAKYDQGNPPAMKKLLAGGTKLHAFSPAIMQASLKATKELYAETSATNPNFKKVLESMNAFTANGYQWFQVAELGYDSFMARNPQG
- the ltrA gene encoding group II intron reverse transcriptase/maturase; protein product: MRQKNQVELNLGTGAEGEARSAAAREPEARPARACPERPAVAGPSMEDVVERENLKKALARVKRNKGTAGIDGMNVDDLSAYLKEHWPTVRVQLLEGIYKPQPVWRVEIPKPSGGMRLLGIPTVLDRFIQQAVMQVLQADWDGTFSETSFGFRPKRSAHQAVERAQTYIASGHAIVVDIDLEKFFDRVNHDILMGLVAKRVADKRILKLIRGFLTAGAMEGGLVSPTEEGTPQGGPLSPLLSNLMLDVLDKELEKRGHRFVRYADDCNIYVRSQKAGERVLAGIERFIEKRLKLKVNKAKSAVAKPSVRKFLGFSYTSGRKPRRRVAPQAIARFKARIRELTRRTRGRSLAQIVKELSVYLIGWRGYFGFCQTPSVLRALEEWIRRRLRAIAWKQWKCGPARFAELRRCGVGRDLAARTAGSPRGPWRLASSPALTTAMPIAFFGSLGLTSITELRHA